The Candidatus Mycolicibacterium alkanivorans genome contains a region encoding:
- a CDS encoding rhodanese-like domain-containing protein produces the protein MNVLEVDPVGAMRLVDESGAVLLDVREDEEWAAGHAPGAVHVRLGDLDARTLDTTAPVVAVCRSGNRSGSAAKNLAAAGVTVYNLAGGMKAWREAGQPVVRDDGTAGTVI, from the coding sequence ATGAACGTATTGGAAGTCGATCCGGTCGGGGCGATGCGGCTTGTCGACGAGTCCGGCGCCGTCCTGCTCGACGTTCGGGAGGACGAAGAGTGGGCAGCCGGACATGCACCCGGCGCGGTTCATGTACGCCTTGGCGACCTCGACGCGCGCACCCTCGACACCACCGCGCCCGTTGTCGCGGTGTGCCGGTCAGGCAACAGATCCGGTTCAGCGGCAAAGAACCTCGCCGCCGCCGGGGTTACCGTCTACAACCTGGCCGGAGGGATGAAGGCATGGCGGGAGGCCGGGCAACCCGTCGTGCGCGATGACGGTACCGCGGGCACCGTCATTTAA
- a CDS encoding 2-oxoacid:acceptor oxidoreductase subunit alpha: MGPNGNGATGNRQKLEKVVIRFAGDSGDGMQLTGDRFTTEAALFGNDLATQPNYPAEIRAPQGTLPGVSSFQIQIADYDILTAGDRPDVLVAMNPAALKANLADLPRGGLVIANSDEFTKRNLAKVGYETNPLETEELAEFVVHAIPMTTLTLGAVEEIGASKKDGQRAKNMFALGLLSWMYGRPVETSETFIREKFARKPDVAEANVLALRAGWNYGETTEAFGTTYEVAPAKLEPGEYRQISGNTALAYGVIAAGQLADIQVILGSYPITPASDILHELSKHKNFNVLTFQAEDEIAGIGAAIGASYGGALGVTSTSGPGVSLKSEAIGLAVMTELPLLVIDVQRGGPSTGLPTKTEQADLLQAMFGRNGESPVPVLAARSPSDCFEVAIEAARIALTYRTPVILLSDGAIANGSEPWRIPGVGSFEPIETNLARPGEDFAPYNRDPETLARQFAIPGTPGLEHRIGGLESANGSGNISYEPANHDLMVRLRQAKIDGIAVPDLEVDDPTGDAELLLLGWGSSFGPIGEACRRARRRGIKVAHAQLRHLNPFPANLGEVLRRYPKVVVPEMNLGQLALLLRGKYLVDVQSVTKVHGMAFLADEVAGIIDSALDGTLSEKESDKAKFARLAAATAGVSA; the protein is encoded by the coding sequence GTGGGTCCGAACGGCAACGGAGCTACGGGTAACCGACAAAAACTCGAAAAGGTCGTTATCCGCTTCGCGGGTGACTCCGGTGACGGTATGCAACTCACCGGCGACCGATTCACCACCGAAGCCGCGCTGTTCGGCAATGACCTTGCGACACAACCGAATTACCCCGCCGAGATCCGCGCGCCACAGGGCACGCTGCCCGGTGTGTCGTCGTTCCAGATCCAGATCGCCGACTACGACATCCTGACCGCCGGGGATCGCCCCGATGTCCTGGTCGCGATGAACCCAGCGGCGCTGAAGGCCAACCTGGCCGACCTGCCGCGCGGCGGCCTGGTGATCGCGAACTCCGACGAGTTCACCAAGCGCAACCTGGCCAAGGTCGGCTACGAGACCAATCCGCTGGAGACCGAGGAACTCGCCGAGTTCGTCGTCCACGCCATCCCGATGACCACCCTGACGCTGGGTGCCGTCGAGGAGATCGGCGCATCCAAGAAGGACGGACAGCGGGCGAAGAACATGTTCGCGCTCGGTCTGCTGTCCTGGATGTACGGCCGGCCGGTCGAGACCAGCGAGACGTTCATCCGGGAAAAGTTCGCCCGCAAGCCCGATGTCGCCGAAGCCAACGTCCTGGCCCTGAGAGCCGGCTGGAACTACGGCGAGACCACCGAGGCGTTCGGCACCACCTACGAGGTCGCGCCGGCCAAGCTCGAGCCTGGCGAGTACCGGCAGATCTCGGGCAACACCGCGCTGGCATACGGCGTGATCGCCGCCGGCCAGCTCGCCGACATCCAGGTGATCCTGGGCAGCTACCCGATCACCCCGGCCTCGGACATCCTGCACGAGCTGTCCAAGCACAAGAATTTCAACGTCCTGACCTTCCAGGCCGAGGACGAGATCGCCGGTATCGGCGCCGCGATCGGCGCCTCCTACGGCGGCGCGCTGGGCGTGACGAGCACGTCGGGCCCGGGTGTCTCGCTGAAGTCCGAGGCCATCGGCCTCGCCGTGATGACCGAGCTTCCGCTGCTGGTGATCGACGTCCAGCGCGGTGGCCCGTCGACGGGGCTTCCCACCAAGACCGAACAGGCCGACCTGCTGCAGGCGATGTTCGGCCGCAACGGCGAGTCGCCGGTGCCGGTGCTGGCCGCCCGGTCGCCCTCGGACTGCTTCGAGGTGGCCATCGAGGCCGCGCGTATCGCGCTGACCTACCGCACACCGGTGATCCTGCTGTCCGACGGCGCGATCGCCAACGGCTCGGAGCCGTGGCGCATCCCCGGGGTCGGCAGCTTCGAGCCGATCGAGACCAACCTGGCCCGACCCGGTGAGGACTTCGCGCCCTACAACCGCGACCCGGAGACCCTGGCCCGCCAGTTCGCCATCCCCGGCACGCCGGGACTGGAGCACCGCATCGGTGGTCTGGAGTCGGCCAACGGCTCGGGCAACATCTCCTACGAGCCGGCCAACCACGACCTGATGGTCCGGTTGCGGCAGGCCAAGATCGACGGCATCGCGGTGCCCGACCTCGAGGTCGACGACCCGACCGGCGACGCCGAGTTGCTGCTGCTCGGATGGGGCAGCTCGTTCGGCCCGATCGGGGAGGCGTGCCGCCGAGCCCGCCGGCGCGGCATCAAGGTCGCCCACGCCCAGCTGCGCCACCTCAACCCGTTCCCGGCCAACCTCGGCGAGGTGCTGCGGCGCTACCCGAAGGTGGTCGTACCGGAGATGAATCTGGGCCAGCTGGCGCTGCTGCTGCGCGGCAAGTATCTGGTCGACGTCCAGTCCGTGACCAAGGTGCACGGCATGGCGTTCCTGGCTGACGAGGTGGCGGGCATCATCGACAGTGCCCTCGATGGAACGTTGAGTGAGAAGGAAAGCGACAAGGCCAAGTTCGCCAGGCTGGCGGCGGCTACCGCGGGAGTGAGCGCATGA
- a CDS encoding glutamine synthetase III family protein: MSGNAARLQAIVNVEAYEPPPISFDPGEAPGEIFGSNVFTLAEMRLRLPKSVYKSVVATVEKGAKLDPAVADAVASVMKDWALSKGATHYAHVFYPMTGLTAEKHDSFLEPVGDGATLAEFAGKTLIQGEPDASSFPSGGLRSTFEARGYTGWDVTSPAYILENPNGNTLCIPTVFVSMTGEALDYKTPLLRSQQAMGAQAERILKLFGHKDFDHIVSFCGPEQEYFLVDRHFFLARPDLINSGRTLFGAKPPKGQEFDDHYFGAIPDRVLAFMMDTERELFKLGIPAKTRHNEVAPGQFEIAPMFERANLAADHQQLLMTTFRKIAKKHGMECLFHEKPFAGVNGSGKHVNFSMGNAQFGSLLVPGDTPHENAQFLVFCAAVIRAVHKYGGLLRVSVASATNDHRLGANEAPPAIISIFLGDQLADVFEQIAKGAATSSKGKGTMIIGVDTLPELPTDPGDRNRTSPFAFTGNRFEFRAPGSGQTINVPMIILNTIMADSLDYMATVLDGAVADGENFDQAVQKLLTEIITEHGAVVFNGDGYSENWQIEAAERGLPNLKTTLDAIPQLVTPEAIEVFERYGVFNSRELHSRKEVRYETYALTVNVEAKLTLEIGSTVILPAAIRYQTELAQNVAALKKAGVAADTTLLETVSTPIPELTAALAALKTAIDVHGGDSGKEEAEHAASLLPLMDAVRSAADTLESVVADDLWPLPTYQEMLYIL, from the coding sequence TTGAGCGGAAACGCGGCCCGTCTCCAGGCGATCGTCAATGTCGAGGCCTACGAGCCTCCCCCGATCAGCTTCGATCCAGGCGAGGCGCCGGGCGAGATCTTCGGATCGAACGTCTTCACCCTGGCGGAGATGCGGTTGCGGTTGCCGAAGTCGGTCTACAAGTCGGTCGTCGCGACCGTCGAGAAGGGTGCGAAGCTCGATCCGGCAGTCGCCGACGCCGTCGCCTCGGTGATGAAGGACTGGGCGCTGTCGAAGGGCGCGACCCACTACGCACACGTCTTCTACCCCATGACTGGGCTGACCGCCGAGAAGCACGACAGCTTCCTGGAGCCGGTGGGTGACGGCGCGACGCTCGCCGAATTCGCGGGCAAGACCCTCATCCAAGGCGAGCCCGACGCGTCCAGCTTCCCGTCGGGCGGTCTGCGTAGCACCTTCGAGGCGCGCGGCTACACCGGATGGGACGTCACCAGCCCGGCCTACATCCTGGAGAACCCGAACGGCAACACGCTGTGCATCCCGACGGTGTTCGTCTCGATGACCGGTGAGGCGCTGGACTACAAGACGCCGCTGCTGCGTAGCCAGCAGGCCATGGGCGCCCAGGCCGAGCGCATCCTGAAGCTGTTCGGCCACAAGGATTTCGACCACATCGTGTCGTTCTGCGGGCCCGAGCAGGAGTACTTCCTGGTAGACCGCCACTTCTTCCTGGCTCGCCCCGACCTGATCAACTCGGGTCGTACGCTGTTCGGTGCGAAGCCGCCCAAGGGCCAGGAATTCGACGACCACTACTTCGGCGCCATCCCGGACCGGGTGCTGGCCTTCATGATGGACACCGAGCGTGAGCTGTTCAAGCTCGGCATCCCGGCCAAGACCCGGCACAATGAGGTCGCGCCAGGTCAATTCGAGATCGCGCCGATGTTCGAGCGGGCCAATCTCGCCGCCGACCATCAGCAGCTGTTGATGACAACGTTCCGCAAGATCGCCAAGAAGCACGGCATGGAGTGCCTGTTTCACGAGAAGCCGTTTGCCGGTGTCAACGGTTCGGGCAAGCACGTGAATTTCTCGATGGGCAATGCGCAGTTCGGCAGCCTGCTGGTGCCCGGCGACACCCCCCACGAGAACGCGCAGTTCCTGGTGTTCTGCGCGGCGGTCATCCGGGCGGTGCACAAGTACGGCGGCCTGCTGCGGGTCTCGGTGGCCTCTGCCACCAACGATCACCGGCTGGGCGCCAACGAGGCTCCGCCGGCCATCATCTCGATCTTCCTCGGCGATCAGCTGGCCGACGTGTTCGAGCAGATCGCCAAGGGGGCGGCCACGTCGTCAAAGGGCAAGGGCACCATGATCATCGGTGTCGACACGCTGCCCGAGCTGCCGACCGACCCGGGTGACCGCAACCGCACCAGCCCATTCGCGTTCACCGGCAACCGCTTCGAGTTCCGCGCTCCGGGCTCGGGGCAGACGATCAACGTGCCGATGATCATCCTCAACACGATCATGGCCGACTCGCTCGACTATATGGCCACCGTGCTGGACGGGGCCGTCGCCGACGGCGAGAACTTCGACCAGGCCGTGCAGAAACTGCTGACCGAGATCATCACCGAGCACGGCGCCGTCGTGTTCAACGGTGACGGCTACTCCGAGAACTGGCAGATCGAAGCGGCCGAGCGCGGCCTGCCGAACCTCAAGACGACGCTCGATGCCATCCCGCAGCTGGTGACGCCGGAGGCGATCGAGGTCTTCGAGAGGTACGGCGTCTTCAACTCGCGCGAGCTGCACAGCCGCAAAGAGGTCCGCTATGAGACCTACGCCCTGACCGTCAATGTCGAGGCCAAGCTGACGCTGGAAATCGGGTCGACGGTGATCCTGCCCGCGGCCATTCGGTACCAGACCGAGCTGGCGCAGAACGTCGCGGCGCTGAAGAAGGCTGGGGTGGCTGCGGACACGACGTTGCTCGAGACTGTGTCCACGCCGATTCCGGAGCTGACTGCGGCGCTGGCAGCACTCAAGACGGCGATCGATGTGCACGGCGGCGATTCTGGCAAGGAAGAGGCCGAGCACGCGGCGAGCCTGCTGCCCTTGATGGACGCCGTGCGTTCGGCCGCTGACACGCTGGAAAGCGTTGTCGCCGATGATCTCTGGCCGCTGCCGACCTACCAGGAGATGCTCTACATACTCTGA
- a CDS encoding rhodanese-like domain-containing protein gives MTAPATIDSQDLSDRLGSASPPRILDVRTPGEFETVHIAGAYNVPLDLLREHRDEIIGHLDEDVVLVCRSGQRASQAEETLRAAGLDNVHILDGGITAWEAKGFAVRRGAQRWDLERQVRLVAGSIVLTSVLGSLAAPKLKWVAAAIGGGLTFASLTNTCAMGMALSKLPYNRGVTCDAQTVVAQLISSSADQKAK, from the coding sequence ATGACCGCTCCCGCCACCATCGACTCGCAGGACCTCAGCGACCGCCTCGGCTCGGCTTCGCCGCCGCGGATTCTGGATGTCCGAACCCCGGGCGAATTCGAGACCGTCCACATCGCCGGTGCATATAACGTCCCGCTGGACCTACTGCGCGAGCACCGCGACGAGATCATCGGCCACCTTGACGAAGACGTCGTCTTGGTATGCCGCTCTGGTCAACGGGCCTCGCAAGCCGAGGAGACCCTACGAGCCGCCGGTCTGGACAACGTGCACATCCTCGACGGCGGCATCACGGCCTGGGAGGCGAAGGGGTTCGCGGTCCGGCGCGGCGCGCAGCGCTGGGACCTTGAACGCCAGGTCCGACTCGTCGCCGGTTCGATCGTGCTGACCAGCGTTCTGGGCAGCCTCGCCGCACCAAAGCTCAAGTGGGTCGCCGCGGCGATCGGAGGCGGACTGACGTTCGCATCCCTGACCAATACCTGCGCGATGGGTATGGCCTTGTCGAAGCTGCCCTACAACCGCGGCGTTACCTGTGACGCCCAGACGGTCGTCGCCCAGCTCATCAGTTCCTCCGCTGACCAGAAGGCGAAATAG
- a CDS encoding MBL fold metallo-hydrolase → MILQQYYLDCLSHASYLIGDETTGRAVVVDPQRVVAEYVSDAKQLGLTIELVIETHFHADFLSGHLELAKATGAKIVYSSVAETEFESMGVADGERYSLGDVTLEFRHTPGHTPESLSIVVYEHADDTVPYGVMTGDTLFIGDVGRPDLLASIGFTRDELADKLYDSLHDKLMTLPDATRVYPAHGAGSACGKNLSTDLWSTMGDQKATNYALRAPDKATFMNLVTEGQPPAPGYFVYDAILNRKDRGLLDETEMPAAMTYEQVRAALDGGAVLVDGRTPEEFAQGHLRQAINIGLEGRYAEFAGSVLKSDVDIVLFTEPGQELEGKNRLARIGFDRVIGYLADPYRAMFAHQDDVQVASRLTAKAFDERASHMRDLQIVDVRNPGEVEAGSIPNAIPIAVGQLPARLGELDATKPTVVYCAGGYRSSVAASLLRQNGFTDVSDILGGYGAWADAVQNA, encoded by the coding sequence ATGATCCTGCAGCAGTACTACCTGGACTGCCTGTCCCACGCTTCCTATCTGATCGGCGACGAAACCACCGGTCGCGCAGTTGTTGTCGACCCGCAACGCGTCGTGGCCGAGTACGTGAGCGATGCCAAACAGCTCGGTTTGACCATCGAACTGGTCATCGAGACCCACTTTCACGCCGACTTCTTGTCGGGCCACCTCGAGCTGGCGAAGGCGACCGGCGCGAAGATCGTCTACTCCTCGGTCGCCGAGACCGAATTCGAGTCGATGGGTGTCGCCGACGGTGAGCGCTATTCGCTCGGCGACGTGACGCTGGAGTTCCGCCACACCCCGGGGCACACGCCCGAGTCCCTGAGCATCGTGGTCTACGAGCACGCCGACGACACCGTTCCCTACGGTGTGATGACCGGCGACACCCTGTTCATCGGCGACGTTGGCCGCCCCGACCTGTTGGCCTCGATCGGCTTCACCCGTGACGAGCTCGCCGACAAGCTGTACGACTCGCTGCACGACAAGCTGATGACGCTGCCCGACGCCACCCGGGTGTATCCGGCACACGGCGCGGGCTCGGCGTGCGGCAAGAACCTGTCCACCGATCTTTGGTCGACGATGGGTGACCAGAAAGCAACGAACTACGCGCTGCGGGCCCCCGACAAGGCGACCTTCATGAACCTCGTCACAGAGGGGCAGCCACCCGCGCCCGGCTACTTCGTCTACGACGCCATCCTCAACCGCAAGGACCGCGGACTGCTGGACGAGACCGAGATGCCGGCGGCCATGACCTACGAGCAGGTCCGTGCCGCCCTCGACGGCGGAGCCGTCCTGGTGGACGGGCGCACTCCCGAGGAGTTCGCCCAGGGTCATCTGCGTCAGGCGATCAACATCGGACTCGAAGGTCGTTACGCCGAGTTCGCCGGATCAGTGCTCAAGTCCGACGTCGACATCGTGCTGTTCACCGAGCCTGGTCAGGAGCTCGAGGGCAAGAATCGGCTGGCCCGGATTGGCTTCGATCGGGTGATCGGTTACCTGGCCGACCCATATCGGGCGATGTTCGCCCACCAGGACGACGTCCAGGTGGCGTCGCGGTTGACGGCCAAAGCGTTCGACGAGCGGGCGTCGCACATGCGCGACCTGCAGATCGTCGACGTCCGCAACCCGGGCGAGGTCGAGGCCGGGTCCATCCCGAACGCAATCCCGATCGCGGTGGGCCAGCTGCCCGCCCGGCTGGGTGAGCTCGACGCCACCAAGCCGACAGTCGTCTACTGCGCCGGCGGTTACCGGTCGTCGGTCGCGGCCAGCCTGCTGCGCCAGAACGGCTTCACCGACGTCAGCGACATCCTGGGCGGTTACGGCGCCTGGGCCGACGCAGTTCAAAATGCCTGA
- a CDS encoding NAD(P)/FAD-dependent oxidoreductase gives MTIKAKHQILIVGGGTAGITVAARLLRKGYTDVAVIEPSDKHYYQPLWTLVGGGQVKASTTERDESSVMPKGATWIKNAASAFDPDANTVTCADGSSYAYDVLVVSPGIQLDWNRTEGLEDALGRGGVSSNYRFDLAPRTWDFIRNLRSGTAVFTVPSGAIKCAGAPQKIAYLASDYWRKQGVLKDIDVHLVMPGARPFGIPAIADSLDKVIADYGITLHTNSEVTSVDATSHKVGITSVAAGGTDAMLPYDVLHAVPRQSAPDWIKSSPLSTGDAMGYVDIDKHTMQHVRYPNVFSLGDAGSSPNSKTGAAIRKQAPVVVDNIDAFLNKRPLRASYDGYSSCPITTSSHAMLLAEFDYDLQLEPTFPLLNPTTPHRAYWYLKKYGLPFMYWNLMLKGLA, from the coding sequence ATGACCATCAAGGCCAAACACCAGATCCTGATCGTCGGCGGCGGAACCGCCGGCATCACCGTTGCGGCCCGGCTGCTCCGCAAGGGCTACACGGACGTCGCGGTCATCGAGCCGTCGGACAAGCACTACTACCAACCGCTGTGGACGCTCGTCGGCGGCGGACAGGTGAAGGCCTCGACCACCGAGCGCGACGAATCCTCAGTCATGCCCAAGGGGGCGACCTGGATCAAGAACGCCGCCAGTGCCTTTGATCCCGACGCCAACACGGTGACCTGCGCCGACGGGTCGAGCTACGCATACGACGTGCTCGTCGTAAGCCCGGGCATCCAGCTCGACTGGAACCGCACCGAGGGCCTGGAGGATGCCCTGGGCCGCGGCGGGGTGTCGTCGAACTACCGGTTCGACCTCGCGCCGCGCACCTGGGACTTCATCCGCAATCTTCGGTCGGGCACCGCTGTGTTCACGGTTCCCTCCGGCGCGATCAAGTGCGCCGGAGCGCCGCAGAAGATCGCCTACCTGGCATCGGACTACTGGCGCAAGCAGGGTGTGCTCAAAGACATCGACGTCCACCTGGTGATGCCGGGGGCGCGGCCGTTCGGGATTCCGGCGATCGCGGACAGCCTCGACAAGGTCATCGCCGACTACGGCATCACCTTGCACACCAATTCCGAGGTGACGTCCGTCGACGCGACATCGCATAAGGTCGGCATCACCAGTGTCGCCGCAGGCGGGACCGACGCCATGCTGCCCTACGACGTATTGCACGCCGTGCCGCGGCAGTCGGCGCCGGACTGGATCAAGTCCAGCCCGCTGTCGACCGGTGATGCAATGGGCTACGTCGACATCGACAAGCACACCATGCAGCACGTGCGGTACCCGAATGTGTTCAGCCTGGGTGACGCCGGTTCCTCGCCGAACTCGAAGACCGGTGCCGCGATCCGCAAACAGGCGCCCGTGGTCGTCGACAACATCGACGCGTTCCTGAATAAGCGACCACTGCGCGCGTCATACGACGGTTACTCGTCGTGCCCGATCACCACCTCGTCGCACGCGATGCTGCTTGCCGAGTTCGACTACGACCTGCAGCTAGAACCCACGTTCCCACTGCTCAATCCGACCACGCCGCACCGCGCATATTGGTACTTGAAGAAATACGGGCTCCCATTCATGTACTGGAACCTGATGCTCAAGGGATTGGCTTAG
- a CDS encoding PfkB family carbohydrate kinase, with protein MPEQRADLVAGVTVLGNLAIDVINGGPKTPGGCASFSGVAMEAAGAPGGIVALAAADDRPLFDPLLDRFGSMIRILTADCTSSFRLDYEDVDHRRMSVEAIGPVWGAAEVEAAAPTTTWVHLAPLLRTDFPAQTLALLAQRGHRVAYDGQGLVRADQLGPLVVHRHYPPELLANLSILKLAEDEAIIVADGPFDEATAARLGVPEILVTYGSEGCDIYTGDTCVRVPAAWRVEGVQTTGAGDMFTTCYVANRAAGADPRAAAKEASELVAGELEKRLGVRR; from the coding sequence GTGCCAGAACAGCGCGCCGACCTCGTCGCCGGCGTGACCGTGCTGGGCAATCTGGCCATCGACGTGATCAACGGCGGGCCGAAGACCCCCGGCGGGTGCGCGTCGTTCTCCGGCGTGGCCATGGAGGCTGCGGGCGCACCGGGCGGCATCGTCGCGCTGGCCGCCGCTGACGACCGGCCGTTGTTCGACCCGCTGCTCGACCGGTTCGGGTCGATGATCCGGATCCTGACGGCGGACTGCACGAGCTCGTTCCGGTTGGACTACGAGGATGTGGATCACCGAAGGATGTCGGTGGAGGCCATCGGCCCGGTGTGGGGCGCAGCCGAGGTCGAAGCCGCGGCTCCCACGACGACGTGGGTGCACCTCGCGCCGCTGCTGCGTACCGACTTTCCCGCCCAGACGCTGGCTCTTCTGGCGCAGCGAGGCCACCGGGTCGCCTACGACGGCCAGGGCCTGGTCCGCGCCGACCAGCTTGGGCCGCTGGTCGTGCACCGCCACTACCCGCCGGAGCTGCTGGCAAACCTCAGCATCCTGAAGCTGGCCGAGGACGAGGCCATCATCGTCGCCGACGGACCGTTCGACGAAGCGACCGCGGCCCGCCTCGGGGTGCCCGAGATTCTGGTGACCTACGGATCCGAGGGGTGCGACATCTATACCGGGGACACCTGCGTGCGAGTGCCGGCCGCCTGGCGGGTGGAGGGTGTCCAAACCACCGGGGCCGGTGACATGTTCACCACCTGTTATGTGGCAAATCGCGCGGCGGGCGCCGATCCTCGCGCCGCAGCCAAAGAGGCCAGTGAACTCGTCGCCGGTGAACTGGAGAAACGACTGGGGGTGCGCCGGTAA
- a CDS encoding sulfite exporter TauE/SafE family protein encodes MIIVTVALAVFVGVALGLLGGGGSILTVPLLAYVAGMDAKQAIATSLLVVGVTSAVGAVSHAKAGRVQWRTGLIFGGAGMAGAYLGGVLARFIPGTILLIGFALMMIATAIAMLRGRKNVVPTDGTHRLHFGKIVAEGLVVGLVTGLVGAGGGFLVVPALALLGGLPMPIAVGTSLVVIAMKSFAGLSGYLLSVHINWTVALAVTAAAVIGAFIGARLTAMIDPDALRKAFGWFVLVMSSVILAQEIHLAVGVAAATLTVIAGGMYFACSRHGFCPLRRLISGHDVRATAG; translated from the coding sequence ATGATCATCGTGACAGTTGCCCTGGCCGTGTTCGTCGGTGTCGCCCTTGGCCTGCTCGGAGGCGGCGGATCGATTCTGACCGTACCGCTACTGGCCTACGTCGCCGGGATGGACGCAAAACAGGCCATTGCCACCTCGTTGCTGGTCGTCGGCGTGACCAGCGCGGTCGGCGCTGTGTCGCATGCAAAGGCGGGCCGCGTGCAATGGCGCACCGGCCTGATCTTCGGCGGGGCGGGCATGGCCGGGGCCTACCTCGGCGGCGTTCTGGCCCGATTCATTCCGGGAACGATCCTGCTCATCGGGTTCGCCCTGATGATGATCGCCACCGCCATCGCCATGTTGCGCGGACGAAAGAACGTGGTGCCGACCGACGGCACACATCGGCTGCACTTCGGCAAGATCGTCGCCGAGGGTCTCGTCGTGGGCCTGGTGACCGGTCTCGTCGGCGCCGGCGGCGGATTCCTTGTGGTGCCGGCACTGGCACTGCTCGGTGGCTTGCCGATGCCCATCGCCGTCGGCACGTCGTTAGTCGTGATCGCGATGAAGTCGTTCGCGGGCCTGAGCGGATACCTGTTAAGCGTTCACATCAACTGGACGGTAGCGCTCGCGGTTACCGCCGCGGCAGTCATCGGCGCCTTCATCGGTGCCCGACTCACCGCCATGATCGACCCCGATGCGCTGCGCAAGGCCTTCGGCTGGTTTGTCCTGGTGATGTCGTCAGTAATCCTCGCCCAGGAGATCCACCTGGCCGTGGGGGTGGCCGCGGCGACTCTGACCGTCATTGCCGGCGGAATGTACTTCGCCTGCAGCCGACATGGATTCTGCCCACTGCGCCGACTCATCTCCGGCCACGACGTGCGCGCGACGGCAGGCTAG